In one Echinicola marina genomic region, the following are encoded:
- a CDS encoding glycosyl-4,4'-diaponeurosporenoate acyltransferase CrtO family protein encodes MESGYYQRYSNLNFIKSKKLNKSIGLAQFKWMVKNTFFKFFNQKIQLKNKSVDLCEIRQEMTIAEISHLFGFIFVTVFALYKAISDSYLFGLTIMMVNVFLNLYPSLLQQENKRRIDKLIKRQHNTE; translated from the coding sequence ATGGAATCCGGTTACTATCAGAGATACTCCAACCTGAATTTTATCAAAAGCAAAAAACTCAATAAATCCATTGGACTTGCACAATTCAAGTGGATGGTGAAAAACACCTTTTTCAAATTCTTCAATCAAAAAATCCAGCTGAAAAATAAGTCTGTGGATTTATGTGAGATACGGCAAGAAATGACTATTGCGGAAATAAGCCACCTATTTGGATTTATCTTTGTAACTGTTTTTGCCCTATACAAAGCCATATCAGACAGCTACTTATTTGGATTGACCATTATGATGGTGAATGTGTTTTTGAACCTCTACCCTTCCCTTTTACAGCAGGAAAACAAAAGAAGAATAGACAAGCTAATCAAAAGGCAGCATAATACAGAGTGA
- a CDS encoding AraC family transcriptional regulator, with the protein MNNAYQTNIKVDYGFEIDELHPIRTYSETIQNAKCADYHAHPRAQIISCDRGIMKVVTEKHIWIVNPLQSVWLASYEAHQVYFPNNVSVVSVFIDPSKLGNLPKESFAFESSIFIKSLLTKIISFSNPDRLTPQQNRIFEVLLDEISTLKASMSFLPTSRDKRIKKVTDALMNDISSEKTMEYYASLSCVSPRTLSRLFVKELGMSFGDWKMRLKLLEAIKQLGENKTVKDIAYELGYKNASSFIAIFKKHFGKTPTNYVIE; encoded by the coding sequence ATGAATAATGCCTATCAGACAAATATTAAGGTAGATTATGGTTTTGAGATAGATGAGTTACATCCTATCAGGACCTACTCTGAAACTATCCAAAATGCAAAATGTGCGGATTACCATGCCCACCCACGGGCACAAATCATATCTTGTGACAGAGGAATTATGAAAGTAGTAACCGAAAAGCATATTTGGATCGTTAATCCATTGCAGAGTGTTTGGCTTGCCAGCTATGAAGCACATCAAGTCTATTTCCCCAATAATGTAAGTGTTGTTTCCGTATTTATTGATCCATCCAAACTGGGCAATTTACCCAAAGAAAGCTTTGCTTTTGAAAGTTCCATATTTATAAAAAGTCTATTGACAAAGATTATTTCCTTTTCTAACCCCGATAGGTTAACGCCCCAACAAAATAGAATTTTTGAGGTACTCTTGGATGAAATTTCCACTTTAAAGGCCAGCATGTCCTTTCTGCCGACAAGTCGCGACAAAAGGATTAAAAAAGTAACGGATGCTTTGATGAATGACATTTCTAGCGAGAAGACGATGGAATACTATGCCAGTTTATCCTGTGTGAGTCCCAGGACACTTTCACGGCTATTTGTCAAGGAGTTAGGCATGAGTTTTGGTGATTGGAAAATGCGTCTAAAGTTGCTGGAAGCAATAAAGCAGCTTGGTGAGAATAAAACTGTCAAAGATATTGCATATGAGCTAGGCTATAAGAATGCCAGTTCCTTTATTGCAATATTTAAGAAACACTTTGGTAAAACACCCACTAATTATGTCATAGAATAA
- a CDS encoding dihydrofolate reductase family protein, with protein sequence MKEAQVTSGLTISLDGFAAGHNQSFEKPFGDHFDASLLDRWMFSEPEKHKHKKEIEGILDADAFIMGSNMFGPKDRREKTTWKGWWGDNPPYHAPVFVLSHFARPSIKMQGGTVFHFITDGIDSALEKAKEAAGSQHVKIMGGASTVNQYLAAGLIDELWLHIVPVTVGTGMRLFEGVPNIKLEAIEQSGSSVVTHIKYKVLK encoded by the coding sequence ATGAAAGAAGCTCAAGTAACATCAGGCTTAACCATTTCCCTTGATGGCTTTGCTGCTGGCCATAACCAAAGCTTTGAAAAGCCCTTTGGAGATCATTTCGATGCCTCCTTGCTGGATCGTTGGATGTTTTCCGAGCCTGAAAAGCACAAACACAAAAAGGAAATAGAAGGTATCTTGGATGCTGACGCTTTTATCATGGGCAGTAATATGTTTGGTCCCAAAGACAGAAGGGAAAAAACAACATGGAAAGGATGGTGGGGCGATAATCCACCCTATCATGCACCAGTTTTTGTGCTTAGCCATTTTGCCCGTCCATCTATAAAAATGCAAGGCGGTACGGTATTCCATTTTATTACGGATGGCATTGATTCGGCCCTGGAAAAGGCCAAGGAAGCAGCAGGAAGTCAACATGTCAAAATCATGGGAGGAGCAAGCACTGTCAATCAATATTTAGCTGCTGGGCTTATCGATGAATTATGGCTGCATATCGTCCCTGTAACAGTTGGTACGGGCATGCGGCTTTTTGAAGGTGTGCCCAATATCAAGCTCGAAGCAATTGAGCAAAGTGGAAGCAGTGTGGTGACACATATTAAATACAAAGTTTTGAAGTGA
- a CDS encoding DUF2975 domain-containing protein, protein MKRYSTIFLQVIIVFIGILAFVFLLWGPHFEGRNVNATAFEIYFQDPFLAYVYIASIPFFIGLYQAFRVLGEVRRDRVFSQGTVKALGSIKLCAMLMIGLVVMSAFFLFSGDPEDRPPGITMRMIVIFISTVVAIAAAIFEHILQKAVDLKSENDLTV, encoded by the coding sequence ATGAAAAGATATTCCACCATATTTCTCCAGGTCATTATTGTGTTTATAGGTATTTTAGCCTTCGTGTTTTTGCTATGGGGTCCCCATTTTGAGGGGAGAAATGTAAATGCCACAGCCTTTGAAATTTATTTTCAAGATCCGTTTTTGGCCTATGTTTATATAGCTTCTATTCCATTTTTTATAGGCCTTTATCAGGCATTTAGAGTGCTGGGGGAAGTGAGAAGGGACAGGGTGTTTTCGCAAGGAACCGTAAAGGCATTGGGGAGCATAAAGCTTTGTGCCATGTTGATGATTGGTTTAGTTGTGATGAGTGCTTTTTTTCTCTTCTCTGGTGATCCCGAAGATAGACCTCCGGGGATCACCATGAGAATGATCGTCATTTTTATTTCGACAGTGGTGGCTATTGCCGCAGCGATATTTGAACACATTTTACAGAAAGCCGTCGATCTTAAATCTGAAAATGATTTGACAGTCTGA
- a CDS encoding DUF2200 domain-containing protein, which translates to MKVTAEHNERMAKLTFASVYPHYLTKIERKGRTKEELHQVIKWLTGFDESKIQEYITDKITFETFFNNAKLNPNASLIKGVICGYRIEEIDNALTQKVRYLDKLVDELAKGRPMEKILRKG; encoded by the coding sequence ATGAAAGTTACCGCCGAACATAATGAACGTATGGCAAAATTGACTTTTGCTTCCGTATATCCACATTACCTTACAAAAATTGAGCGGAAAGGCCGGACAAAGGAAGAATTACATCAGGTAATCAAATGGCTAACGGGTTTTGATGAATCCAAAATCCAAGAATATATTACGGATAAAATTACCTTTGAAACTTTCTTCAATAATGCAAAATTGAACCCCAATGCCTCGCTTATCAAAGGGGTGATCTGCGGCTATCGCATAGAGGAAATAGACAATGCACTTACCCAAAAGGTAAGGTATTTAGACAAGCTAGTAGATGAACTGGCCAAAGGAAGACCCATGGAGAAGATCCTGCGCAAGGGCTGA
- a CDS encoding acyltransferase family protein → MRGIAAFIVVFFHLAEPLASSRFDNMVNHGYLAVDFFFLLSGFVIGYAYDDRWNKLSIGGFFRRRLERLQPLVILGMTLGAIGFYFADSTIWPLIHTVPLWKLLLVMLIGYTLLPIPLSMDIRGWEEMHPLNSVGWSLFFEYIANILYALGLRKLSNKALGLFVLLAAAALTHLAVSSPNGDIAGGWTLNFEHMRIGITRTLFPFFAGLLLSRVTRPIYIKNAFLWSSLLLIIVLLMPRIGGPEQLWMNGLYEAFCIIIIFPLIVYIGSSGRVHTPKEAKICKFLGDLSYPLYMTHYVLVYFYVAWISNQDGISLSEAWPNALLTFSGAIVLAYISLKWFDEPVRAWLRRKFK, encoded by the coding sequence CTGCGCGGAATCGCTGCTTTCATTGTAGTGTTTTTTCACTTGGCCGAACCACTTGCCAGCAGCCGCTTTGACAACATGGTGAACCATGGTTACTTGGCAGTCGATTTTTTCTTTCTACTGTCGGGCTTTGTCATAGGCTATGCCTACGATGACCGGTGGAATAAATTAAGTATTGGGGGATTTTTCCGGCGGCGACTTGAACGGCTACAGCCATTGGTCATCTTGGGCATGACCTTGGGGGCCATTGGATTTTACTTTGCAGATTCCACCATATGGCCTCTGATTCATACAGTTCCCCTGTGGAAATTGCTCTTGGTTATGCTAATCGGTTATACCTTGCTTCCTATCCCCCTTTCGATGGATATAAGAGGCTGGGAAGAAATGCATCCACTCAATAGTGTGGGCTGGTCTTTGTTTTTCGAATATATTGCCAATATTCTTTATGCGTTGGGTTTAAGAAAATTGTCCAATAAAGCCTTGGGATTATTTGTGCTATTGGCTGCCGCAGCACTGACACATTTGGCCGTCAGCAGTCCCAACGGGGACATTGCTGGTGGATGGACTTTGAATTTTGAACATATGCGGATTGGGATCACAAGGACTTTGTTCCCCTTCTTTGCTGGCTTGCTCCTGTCCAGGGTAACACGCCCCATTTATATCAAAAATGCATTTTTGTGGTCCAGCTTATTGCTTATCATCGTTTTGCTGATGCCAAGAATTGGCGGGCCTGAGCAGCTTTGGATGAATGGTCTGTATGAAGCTTTTTGCATTATCATCATCTTTCCACTGATTGTCTATATTGGATCGAGCGGAAGGGTCCATACGCCCAAAGAAGCAAAAATCTGTAAGTTCCTGGGTGATCTTTCCTACCCTTTGTATATGACGCACTATGTTTTGGTCTATTTTTATGTGGCATGGATAAGTAACCAAGACGGGATTTCATTATCAGAGGCTTGGCCAAATGCGCTGCTCACATTTTCAGGTGCCATTGTATTGGCTTATATCAGTCTCAAGTGGTTCGACGAACCTGTACGGGCCTGGCTACGCAGAAAATTCAAATAA
- the map gene encoding type I methionyl aminopeptidase: MSITKEAELIGMKKISEVVATTLKLMREYAQIGMSTKELDDYGAGLLKNHGAKSAPYETYGFPGYSCISVNHEAAHGIPSRKKILKEGDLINIDVSAELNGFWSDNGCSFILGKDINHHQKLVDASKNILRKAIANIRGGVKIADIGHLIESEAKKSGFKVLKNLAGHGVGKSLHEAPEDILNYRVKSNQERFRKNTTVAIETFISTQSNLAVELDDGWTLVGNKGGYVAQHEHTILITDQNPIILTQSNEIWN, translated from the coding sequence ATGTCCATTACAAAAGAAGCTGAATTAATCGGAATGAAGAAAATTAGTGAAGTCGTCGCTACTACACTAAAATTAATGAGGGAATATGCTCAAATAGGGATGTCGACCAAGGAATTGGACGATTATGGTGCGGGACTATTAAAAAACCATGGTGCCAAATCAGCGCCTTATGAAACCTATGGCTTTCCCGGATATTCTTGTATCAGTGTGAATCATGAAGCTGCCCACGGCATCCCTTCCAGAAAAAAAATCCTCAAGGAAGGTGATTTGATCAATATCGATGTTTCTGCCGAATTGAATGGATTTTGGTCCGATAATGGATGTTCATTTATCCTGGGAAAGGATATCAACCATCACCAAAAGCTGGTAGATGCCTCTAAGAATATCTTGCGCAAAGCTATAGCAAATATACGAGGCGGGGTAAAAATAGCAGATATTGGACATTTGATTGAATCAGAGGCCAAGAAATCAGGCTTCAAGGTATTAAAGAATTTGGCCGGCCATGGTGTGGGAAAAAGTTTACATGAGGCACCAGAAGACATCCTTAACTACAGGGTCAAAAGCAATCAAGAACGGTTTAGAAAAAATACTACTGTGGCCATTGAGACCTTTATCTCTACCCAATCCAACCTTGCCGTCGAACTTGATGATGGCTGGACATTGGTGGGTAATAAAGGAGGTTACGTGGCCCAGCATGAACACACCATTTTAATAACGGATCAAAATCCCATCATTTTGACCCAATCAAACGAAATTTGGAATTAA